Proteins encoded within one genomic window of Methanothrix harundinacea 6Ac:
- a CDS encoding M48 metallopeptidase family protein has protein sequence MEVIVKRSPRRRKTLQARMVEGTLVVMAPAAISDRELAEHVSRFRARMALKMGERDDAHLARRADHLNRKYFDGLLRWRGISYSDRQMKRFGSCTIEDGTIRISSRLKDAPQWVEDYVVVHELAHLLEPSHDKRFRELVGRYPLTERAIGFLFALDWMERRKGREGLTPGLS, from the coding sequence ATGGAAGTGATCGTCAAGAGGTCGCCCCGGCGGAGGAAGACCCTCCAGGCCCGGATGGTGGAGGGCACCCTGGTGGTGATGGCGCCGGCGGCCATATCGGACCGGGAGCTGGCCGAGCACGTATCGCGGTTCAGGGCGAGGATGGCCCTGAAGATGGGGGAGAGGGACGACGCCCACCTGGCGAGGAGGGCCGATCACCTGAACCGGAAGTACTTCGACGGCCTCCTCCGCTGGAGGGGGATCTCCTACTCCGACCGGCAGATGAAGAGGTTTGGGAGCTGCACCATCGAGGACGGGACGATCAGGATCAGCTCCCGGCTGAAAGACGCCCCCCAGTGGGTCGAGGACTACGTCGTCGTCCACGAGCTCGCCCACCTCCTCGAGCCGAGCCACGACAAAAGGTTCCGGGAGCTGGTGGGCCGCTACCCCCTGACGGAGAGGGCGATCGGCTTTCTCTTCGCCCTCGACTGGATGGAGCGGCGAAAGGGGAGGGAGGGGCTCACTCCAGGGCTATCATGA
- the fdhF gene encoding formate dehydrogenase subunit alpha produces the protein MDEIALTIDGRKVRTRRGATVLEAARGAGIYIPALCDHPDLTPIGSCKLCIVEIEGESLRPTSCTTLAEEGMVVLTRTEELQEMRRSALELILALTHHPTSCLFCDRKEECSDLRECMRKFPAAVGCKYCPNDGRCELQDVVEYVGLERIRYETSYRNQPVLREPFFDRDYNLCILCSRCVRTCQEVRGEGVLTFDVNYHHHHTIGPVSLFESECKFCGACVDVCPTGALFARAERWGRPEETVTTVCPFCGVGCVMDLGVLDGHIVTIRGKRGETPNRGQLCVKGRFGLDFVESRERLKTPLIRKGGELVPATWEEALSVVVERFSRAKGDRFALLSSAKCTNEENYLAQKLARLVMETNNVDHCARLCHASTVAALATAFGSGAMTNSIEELADAGCILIIGSNTTEQHPVIALRIKEAKRRGAKIIVANPRWIELCKFADVWLRQTPGTDVPLVLALCKVILEEGLLDEEFIGERCEGFEEFRESLAGVTLEEAAAITGVEVGLIEEAARIYASNGPSSIVYSMGITQHSHGTENILALADLAMMTGNLGKPSSGINPLRGQNNVQGACDMGALPNVLPGYQAVTNDDLRRKFEARWDRELPKRPGLTLMEIFNAIHAGGVDVLYIIGENPQISDPDSTHVVEALEKVDFLVVQEIFLSETAMHADVVLPAASFAEKDGTFTNTERRVQRVRRAVPPPGEARPDWRIISEIGRRMGYPDQFSYSHPSEIMEEIASLTPSYGGISYERIAGAGLQWPCPGPDHPGTRYLHKDGFTRGKGLFTPLSYRPSAELPDGDYPFILTTGRVLCHFHTGTMTRKVAGLNYLRGEELVEINPGDGEVLGIGDGDLVEVSSRRGKVRAKARLTEKSSPGVVFMTFHFAETPTNVLTNPALDPVAKIPELKVCAVSLSKAVGD, from the coding sequence GTGGACGAGATCGCCCTAACCATTGATGGACGGAAGGTCAGGACCAGGAGAGGGGCTACGGTCCTGGAAGCTGCCCGAGGGGCCGGGATCTACATACCGGCCTTATGCGACCATCCGGACCTGACGCCCATCGGATCGTGTAAACTCTGCATCGTCGAGATCGAGGGAGAGAGCCTCCGCCCCACCTCCTGCACCACCCTGGCCGAGGAGGGGATGGTGGTCCTGACCAGGACGGAGGAGCTCCAGGAGATGCGCCGATCCGCCCTGGAGCTGATCCTCGCCCTCACCCACCACCCGACGAGCTGCCTCTTCTGCGACCGGAAGGAGGAGTGCTCAGACCTCCGGGAGTGCATGAGGAAGTTTCCCGCGGCGGTGGGGTGCAAGTACTGTCCCAACGACGGCCGGTGCGAGCTGCAGGATGTGGTGGAGTACGTCGGCCTGGAGAGGATCAGGTACGAAACGAGCTACCGAAACCAGCCGGTCCTCCGGGAGCCCTTCTTCGACCGCGACTACAACCTCTGCATCCTCTGCAGCCGGTGCGTCCGGACCTGCCAGGAGGTGAGGGGGGAGGGGGTCCTCACCTTCGACGTCAACTACCATCACCACCACACCATCGGACCGGTCTCCCTCTTCGAGTCGGAGTGCAAGTTCTGCGGCGCCTGCGTCGACGTCTGTCCTACGGGGGCGCTCTTCGCCAGGGCCGAGAGGTGGGGGAGGCCCGAGGAGACCGTCACCACCGTCTGCCCCTTCTGCGGCGTCGGCTGCGTCATGGATCTCGGCGTTCTGGACGGACACATCGTCACGATCCGGGGGAAGAGGGGCGAGACCCCGAACCGCGGCCAGCTCTGCGTCAAGGGGAGGTTCGGCCTCGACTTCGTCGAGAGCCGGGAGCGTCTGAAGACCCCCCTCATCCGGAAGGGAGGGGAGCTCGTCCCCGCCACCTGGGAGGAGGCGCTCTCGGTCGTCGTCGAGAGGTTCTCCCGCGCCAAAGGTGACCGCTTCGCCCTCCTCTCCTCCGCCAAATGCACCAACGAGGAGAACTACCTCGCCCAGAAGCTCGCGCGGCTGGTGATGGAGACGAACAACGTCGACCACTGCGCCCGCCTCTGCCACGCCTCCACCGTCGCCGCCCTGGCGACGGCCTTCGGGAGCGGGGCGATGACCAACTCCATCGAGGAGCTGGCGGACGCGGGGTGCATCCTGATCATAGGGTCGAACACCACCGAGCAGCACCCCGTCATCGCCCTCAGGATCAAGGAGGCGAAGAGGAGAGGGGCGAAGATCATCGTCGCCAACCCCCGGTGGATCGAGCTCTGTAAATTTGCGGACGTTTGGCTGAGGCAGACCCCGGGGACGGACGTCCCCCTCGTCCTCGCCCTCTGCAAGGTGATCCTGGAGGAGGGGCTCCTCGACGAGGAGTTCATCGGGGAGCGGTGCGAGGGGTTCGAGGAGTTCCGGGAATCCCTGGCCGGGGTCACCCTGGAAGAGGCGGCCGCCATCACCGGCGTAGAGGTCGGTCTGATCGAGGAGGCGGCCCGGATCTACGCCTCAAACGGCCCTTCGTCTATCGTCTACTCCATGGGGATAACCCAGCACTCCCACGGGACCGAGAACATCCTCGCCCTCGCCGACCTGGCGATGATGACCGGAAACCTCGGAAAGCCCTCCAGCGGCATAAACCCCCTCCGGGGCCAGAACAACGTCCAGGGGGCGTGCGACATGGGTGCCCTCCCCAACGTCCTCCCCGGCTACCAGGCGGTGACGAACGACGACCTGAGGAGGAAGTTTGAGGCCCGCTGGGATAGAGAGCTCCCCAAGCGGCCGGGGCTCACCCTCATGGAGATCTTCAACGCCATCCACGCCGGGGGCGTAGATGTCTTGTACATCATCGGCGAGAACCCCCAGATCAGCGACCCCGACTCCACCCACGTCGTCGAGGCCCTGGAGAAGGTCGACTTCCTCGTCGTCCAGGAGATATTCCTATCGGAGACGGCGATGCATGCCGACGTGGTTCTTCCGGCGGCGAGCTTCGCCGAGAAGGACGGGACCTTCACCAACACCGAGCGGCGGGTCCAGAGGGTGAGGCGGGCGGTCCCGCCGCCGGGGGAGGCGAGGCCCGACTGGAGGATCATCTCGGAGATCGGGAGGAGGATGGGGTACCCGGATCAGTTCTCCTACTCCCACCCCTCGGAGATCATGGAGGAGATCGCCTCCCTCACCCCCAGCTACGGCGGGATCAGCTACGAGAGGATCGCGGGAGCTGGGCTCCAGTGGCCGTGCCCCGGACCCGACCACCCCGGGACGAGGTACCTCCACAAAGACGGGTTCACCCGGGGGAAGGGGCTCTTCACGCCCCTATCTTACCGCCCCTCAGCGGAGCTTCCCGACGGGGATTACCCCTTCATCCTCACCACCGGGAGGGTCCTCTGCCACTTCCACACCGGGACGATGACGAGGAAGGTGGCGGGGCTGAACTACCTCCGGGGCGAGGAGCTGGTGGAGATAAACCCCGGGGATGGGGAGGTCCTGGGGATCGGGGACGGAGACCTGGTGGAGGTCTCCTCCCGGAGGGGGAAGGTGAGGGCGAAGGCGAGGCTGACGGAGAAGTCCTCGCCGGGGGTCGTCTTCATGACCTTCCACTTCGCCGAGACCCCCACCAACGTCCTGACAAACCCGGCCCTAGACCCCGTCGCCAAGATCCCCGAGCTGAAGGTCTGCGCCGTCAGCCTATCCAAAGCGGTTGGTGATTGA
- a CDS encoding TOBE domain-containing protein: protein MQISARNVLSGRVKSVTYGVVSAEVVVELSGGEEIVSVITKRSAEELGLSEGKEVLVVVKATSVMIALE from the coding sequence ATGCAGATAAGCGCAAGGAACGTCCTCTCTGGCAGAGTGAAGTCGGTGACTTACGGCGTCGTCAGCGCCGAGGTGGTGGTGGAGCTATCCGGCGGGGAGGAGATCGTCTCCGTGATCACGAAGAGGTCCGCCGAGGAGCTGGGGCTCTCGGAGGGAAAGGAGGTCTTGGTCGTCGTCAAGGCGACGAGCGTCATGATAGCCCTGGAGTGA
- a CDS encoding formate/nitrite transporter family protein has translation MGFKSPKETTCSVDNIGCNKIGMAMGPLLALGFLAGAFIAFGGLLAVIVGGGVPDIKLANPGLQKFIFGAVFPVGLILVVVAGAELFTGNTACCVPAVLSGKASWSGLARNWTFSYVGNLIGSLFVVLFLTYMTGLFASDPWLSSITGIAEAKVSQGFWPLFFKGVGCNWLVCLAVWLAIASDDVASKVFGVWFPIMAFVAIGFEHSVANMFFIPAGIMYGAAVTWADFFIANLIPVTLGNIVGGALFVGAIYWYIYDR, from the coding sequence ATGGGATTCAAATCGCCAAAGGAGACGACCTGCTCGGTCGACAACATCGGATGCAACAAGATCGGTATGGCCATGGGACCTCTTCTCGCTCTCGGTTTTCTCGCCGGAGCCTTCATCGCCTTCGGAGGGCTCCTGGCGGTGATCGTCGGCGGGGGGGTCCCCGATATCAAGCTGGCAAATCCCGGCTTGCAGAAGTTCATCTTCGGGGCCGTCTTCCCGGTGGGGCTCATCCTGGTGGTGGTGGCGGGGGCAGAGCTCTTCACCGGCAACACCGCCTGCTGCGTCCCGGCGGTCCTATCCGGGAAGGCCTCCTGGTCGGGGCTCGCGAGGAACTGGACGTTCTCTTACGTCGGGAACCTCATCGGCTCGCTCTTCGTCGTCCTCTTCCTCACCTATATGACCGGCCTCTTCGCCTCCGATCCGTGGCTTTCGAGCATCACCGGCATCGCTGAGGCGAAGGTCTCCCAGGGGTTCTGGCCCCTCTTCTTCAAGGGGGTCGGATGCAACTGGCTCGTCTGCCTCGCCGTCTGGCTCGCCATCGCCTCCGACGACGTCGCGAGCAAGGTCTTTGGGGTCTGGTTTCCGATCATGGCCTTCGTCGCCATAGGGTTTGAGCACAGCGTCGCCAACATGTTCTTCATCCCCGCGGGGATCATGTACGGGGCCGCCGTCACCTGGGCCGACTTCTTCATCGCCAACCTCATCCCCGTCACCCTGGGGAACATCGTCGGCGGCGCCCTCTTCGTGGGGGCGATCTACTGGTACATTTACGACCGTTAG
- the gltA gene encoding NADPH-dependent glutamate synthase — protein MSDNKKKLNLNRVSMPKQSPEERRHNFSEVALGYAEDQAAEEADRCIQCKNPRCMEGCPVGIDIPAFIRAVRDGEMEDAVRIIKAKNSLPGICGRVCPQEVQCESRCVLEKKGAPIAIGRLERFVADWESKNALPDRPRRSAEFQAGKRVAVVGAGPAGITAAADLARMGHQVTVFEALHDAGGVLIYGIPEFRLPKAIVRSEVEYVKSLGVTFELDSVVGRLVQVDELLKNGFDAVFLGIGAGAPRFLGVPGENLNGVYSANEYLTRVNLMKAYRFPEYDTPIRQGKRVAVVGGGNVAMDAARCAVRLGAEEVHVVYRRSEAEMPARLEEIENAKEEGVIFDFLTNPTRFVADDRGRVAGMEVVRMVLGEPDESGRRRPVVEKGSERIVDVDTVIIAVGTTPNPLLPGNTPGLETTRWGTIVVNDSGRTSREGVWAGGDITTGGATVISAMGAGKRSAEDIDRWLREDGPWSR, from the coding sequence ATGTCTGATAATAAGAAGAAGCTGAACCTGAACCGGGTATCGATGCCCAAGCAGTCTCCAGAGGAGCGGCGGCATAACTTCTCCGAGGTGGCTCTCGGCTACGCCGAGGATCAGGCCGCAGAAGAGGCCGATAGGTGCATCCAGTGCAAGAACCCGAGATGTATGGAAGGCTGTCCAGTGGGGATAGATATCCCGGCTTTTATAAGGGCGGTCCGGGATGGCGAGATGGAGGATGCGGTCCGGATCATTAAAGCCAAAAACAGCCTCCCCGGGATATGCGGACGGGTCTGCCCCCAGGAGGTCCAGTGCGAGAGCCGGTGCGTCCTGGAGAAGAAGGGCGCCCCCATCGCCATCGGCCGTCTGGAGAGGTTCGTCGCCGACTGGGAGTCGAAGAACGCCCTCCCGGATCGCCCCCGCCGGTCGGCGGAGTTTCAGGCGGGAAAGAGGGTGGCGGTCGTCGGCGCTGGCCCCGCGGGGATCACCGCCGCCGCCGACCTTGCCAGGATGGGCCACCAGGTCACCGTCTTTGAGGCGCTCCACGACGCCGGGGGGGTTCTGATCTACGGGATCCCGGAGTTCCGCCTCCCCAAGGCGATCGTCCGGTCGGAGGTCGAGTACGTCAAGAGCCTCGGGGTCACCTTCGAACTCGACTCGGTGGTGGGGAGGCTCGTCCAGGTCGATGAGCTCCTGAAGAACGGCTTTGACGCCGTATTCCTCGGGATCGGCGCCGGAGCGCCCCGCTTCCTCGGCGTCCCCGGCGAGAACCTCAACGGCGTCTACTCCGCCAACGAGTACCTCACCCGGGTCAACCTGATGAAGGCATACCGGTTCCCCGAGTACGACACCCCCATCAGGCAGGGGAAGAGGGTGGCGGTCGTCGGCGGCGGGAACGTGGCCATGGATGCGGCGAGGTGCGCCGTCAGGCTGGGGGCGGAGGAGGTCCACGTGGTATACCGCCGGTCGGAGGCGGAGATGCCGGCGAGGCTCGAGGAGATCGAGAACGCCAAGGAGGAGGGGGTGATCTTCGACTTCCTGACGAACCCCACCCGGTTTGTAGCAGACGACCGGGGTAGGGTGGCGGGGATGGAGGTGGTGAGGATGGTCCTCGGCGAGCCGGATGAGAGCGGTAGGCGCAGGCCCGTTGTCGAGAAGGGCTCCGAGCGGATCGTCGACGTCGACACCGTCATCATCGCCGTCGGGACCACCCCAAACCCCCTCCTCCCGGGGAACACCCCGGGGCTCGAGACGACCCGGTGGGGCACCATAGTCGTCAACGACTCCGGGAGGACCTCCCGGGAGGGGGTCTGGGCCGGAGGGGACATAACCACCGGCGGCGCCACCGTCATCAGCGCCATGGGCGCCGGGAAGAGGTCGGCCGAGGACATCGACCGCTGGCTCCGAGAGGATGGCCCTTGGTCCCGCTGA
- a CDS encoding MBL fold metallo-hydrolase RNA specificity domain-containing protein yields the protein MKLHFYGAAAGVTGSHTVLDAGDIRVGVDAGLFQGRDSDRNRGGFGHDPRSLGALILTHAHVDHSGRIPLLVKEGFSGEVYSTPATEDLCEIMLKDSAYLMKEEADRESRHPDQRNGEPRPPLYTDEDVSYALRRFKPVDYYKVQDIGGASARFLDAGHIIGSAMVELSVGGRRLLFTGDMGRRGAPFLRDPDRVEEADWLVIESTYGNRDHGDMADRGKRLMEVILETIDRGGNVVIPAFAVGRTQEIIYELNHYAERGRLEGVKTFVDSPMAISATEIYSRHPEYFDEETLRLLSSGDNPLDFPGIEYVRSREESKAINDMKDAHIIISASGMCTGGRVVHHLAQNIGRRESTVLFIGYQAEGTTGRMLLDGAKKIRMMNRDWNVRARVEYLDAFSAHVGRTGLLNWLRSFKEFPRQVFINHGEPEASRSFAEAIRSEFDAEVVVPQAGGKYDLK from the coding sequence TTCTACGGGGCGGCCGCCGGCGTTACGGGCTCCCACACAGTCCTCGACGCCGGTGATATCCGGGTCGGAGTGGATGCGGGCCTCTTTCAGGGGCGCGATTCGGATCGGAACCGGGGGGGGTTCGGGCACGATCCCCGCTCTCTCGGGGCGCTAATCCTCACCCATGCCCACGTCGACCACAGCGGGAGAATCCCCCTCCTCGTCAAGGAGGGGTTCTCCGGAGAGGTCTACTCGACCCCCGCCACCGAAGACCTCTGCGAGATCATGCTCAAGGACTCCGCTTACCTGATGAAAGAAGAGGCTGACCGGGAAAGCCGCCATCCTGACCAGCGAAATGGCGAGCCCCGACCTCCCCTCTATACGGATGAAGACGTCTCCTACGCTCTCAGGCGGTTCAAGCCCGTCGATTATTATAAAGTCCAGGATATCGGAGGCGCCTCGGCGAGGTTCCTGGACGCAGGCCACATCATCGGATCGGCGATGGTGGAGCTCTCCGTCGGCGGACGGAGGCTGCTCTTCACCGGGGATATGGGGCGGCGCGGCGCTCCCTTCCTCCGGGATCCCGATAGGGTGGAGGAGGCAGACTGGCTGGTGATTGAGTCGACCTACGGGAACCGGGATCATGGAGATATGGCCGATCGGGGCAAGAGGCTGATGGAGGTGATCCTGGAGACGATAGACCGCGGCGGAAACGTCGTCATCCCGGCGTTTGCCGTCGGCCGTACCCAGGAGATAATTTACGAGCTGAATCACTACGCCGAGAGGGGAAGGCTCGAGGGGGTAAAGACCTTTGTAGACAGCCCCATGGCCATCTCGGCTACAGAGATCTACAGCCGCCACCCGGAGTACTTCGATGAGGAGACGCTCCGCCTCCTTTCATCCGGCGACAACCCCCTCGATTTTCCGGGGATCGAGTATGTGAGGTCGAGGGAGGAGTCGAAGGCGATAAACGATATGAAAGATGCGCACATCATCATCTCCGCCAGCGGGATGTGCACCGGCGGCAGGGTCGTCCACCACCTTGCCCAAAACATCGGCCGAAGAGAATCCACCGTCCTCTTCATCGGCTATCAGGCGGAGGGTACCACCGGCCGGATGCTCCTCGACGGCGCCAAGAAGATCAGGATGATGAACAGGGACTGGAACGTCCGGGCCCGGGTCGAATATCTCGACGCCTTCTCGGCCCATGTGGGGCGGACGGGGTTGCTAAATTGGCTCCGCTCCTTCAAAGAGTTCCCCAGGCAGGTCTTCATCAACCACGGGGAGCCGGAGGCGAGCCGCTCCTTCGCCGAGGCGATAAGAAGCGAGTTCGACGCCGAGGTCGTCGTGCCGCAAGCTGGGGGAAAGTACGATCTGAAGTGA